The Daucus carota subsp. sativus chromosome 2, DH1 v3.0, whole genome shotgun sequence genome includes a window with the following:
- the LOC108217603 gene encoding uncharacterized protein LOC108217603, whose amino-acid sequence MKWILRPKQSEEYCNGVKKFVLNALSSFAYARAPVQEAAQEAARVLGDAEEDVNTHDGTIETTPDKPKRRRGPSRMNHVFTRKLEDRPVITLNSKLQPVAETREIRAELSSFVGTLARQCVPLDYVNWSAVPESHKNGWWEYVKTKYIIPEDCKDWLLRTMAELWRIHKSRVKTEYYTKYETDAERLQNRPNWIPLEKFKVLLEYWGDKKVTKTARTNAENRKKVTDVHNAGRTSFAQIGKDMKNKKKMPETPRKGHIYPKTRKNPTDQVDGDAEKNVESEPEEVELDFQGHGPNWLLGRTGLTRKTRKAAMEKAKTKSAEVLSKLAAQMEDKMNKKLEKILGKLVEQNPSLNINVKELLAVACVEGEGETATDGEEGVEQGVEQLGVEEEADA is encoded by the exons ATGAAATGGATATTACGTCCTAAACAAAGTGAAGAGTATTGTAATGGGGTGAAGAAATTTGTTTTGAATGCATTGTCTAGTTTCGCT TATGCAAGGGCCCCTGTTCAGGAAGCTGCACAGGAAGCTGCACGTGTATTGGGGGATGCAGAAGAAGATGTTAATACTCATGATGGCACCATTGAAACTACTCCAG ATAAACCCAAGAGGCGTAGGGGACCTTCAAGAATGAACCATGTGTTCACAAGAAAATTGGAGGATAGACCCGTGATTACCTTGAATAGCAAGCTTCAGCCAGTGGCTGAAACTCGTGAAATAAGAGCCGAGTTGAGTAGTTTTGTGGGGACACTAGCAAGGCAATGTGTGCCACTTGATTATGTAAATTGGAGCGCAGTTCCCGAGAGCCACAAAAATGGTTGGTGGGAATATGTCAAG acAAAGTACATCATTCCTGAGGATTGTAAGGACTGGTTACTAAGGACCATGGCTGAGTTGTGGAGGATTCACAAGAGCCGTGTGAAGACAGAATATTATACAAAATACGAAACTGATGCGGAAAGGTTGCAAAACAGGCCAAATTGGATTCCACTAGAAAAATTCAAAGTTCTGCTGGAATATTGGGGTGATAAAAAAGTGACAAAAACGGCGAGGACAAATGCAGAAAATCGAAAAAAGGTCACTGACGTGCACAATGCGGGTCGTACAAGTTTCGCACAGATTGGTAAAGATATG aaaaataaaaagaagatgCCTGAGACCCCTAGAAAAGGACATATCTACCCCAAAACTCGCAAGAATCCTACTGATCAG GTTGATGGTGATGCTGAAAAAAATGTTGAGAGTGAACCGGAAGAAGTTGAACTGGACTTTCAAGGTCATGGACCAAACTGGTTGCTTGGGAGGACTGGACTAACGAGAAAAACCAGGAAAGCTGCCATGGAAAAGGCGAAGACAAAATCTGCAGAAGTACTATCAAAGTTAGCTGCTCAAATGGAGGACAAAATGAACAAGAAGCTGGAGAAGATATTGGGAAAATTGGTTGAGCAGAATCCATCGCTGAATATCAATGTGAAGGAGTTGTTGGCTGTTGCTTGTGTTGAGGGCGAAGGCGAGACTGCCACAGATGGAGAGGAAGGAGTAGAGCAAGGAGTAGAGCAATTAGGAGTAGAGGAAGAAGCTGATGCATGA